One window of the Bubalus kerabau isolate K-KA32 ecotype Philippines breed swamp buffalo chromosome 9, PCC_UOA_SB_1v2, whole genome shotgun sequence genome contains the following:
- the C9H6orf120 gene encoding UPF0669 protein C6orf120 homolog produces the protein MAAPWKGALLLLLASQAVSSAQASDEEEVPEGWVLLHVVQGQVGAGNYSYLRLNHEGKIVLRMRSLRGDADLYVSDSTLHPSFDEYELQSATCGADAVSIPAHFRRPVGIGVYGHPSHLESAFEMRVYYDATLEPHPFGETAYSDGTDASRKHAYAPEDASQEEESVLWTILISILKLVLEILF, from the coding sequence ATGGCCGCTCCGTGGAAGGGCGCGCTTCTGCTGCTCCTCGCGTCGCAGGCCGTCTCCTCGGCGCAGGCCTCGGACGAGGAGGAGGTGCCCGAGGGCTGGGTCCTCCTGCACGTCGTGCAGGGTCAGGTAGGAGCCGGGAACTACAGCTACCTGAGGTTAAACCACGAGGGGAAGATCGTCCTCAGGATGCGCAGCCTGCGGGGCGACGCGGACCTGTACGTGTCCGACAGCACGCTGCACCCCAGCTTCGACGAGTACGAGCTGCAGTCGGCCACGTGCGGCGCCGACGCCGTCTCCATCCCCGCGCACTTCCGGCGGCCCGTGGGCATCGGTGTCTACGGGCACCCGTCCCACCTCGAGAGCGCGTTCGAGATGAGGGTCTACTACGACGCGACGCTCGAGCCGCATCCGTTCGGTGAGACCGCCTATTCGGACGGTACTGATGCGAGTCGCAAGCACGCCTATGCCCCGGAAGACGCGTCTCAAGAAGAGGAGTCGGTGCTTTGGACGATATTAATTAGTATTTTGAAGTTGGTACTTGAGATTCTTTTTTGA